In Rodentibacter haemolyticus, the DNA window ATGTCAGCACAGTGTTTGCAGGCGATATTCCGGTAGCGAACTATTTTGTCAATATATTGGGACAACCCGCATTAAATATGGGCGTATTCGTTGGAATTATTGCCGGTTTCGTTGGCGCAACAACCTTTAATCGTTACTATAATTTCCGTAAATTACCTGAAATTCTCACCTTTTTTAACGGTAAACGCTTTGTACCTTTTGTGGTGATTTACCGCTCCGTATTGGTGGCAATACTTTTGGCATTATTCTGGCCATTAGTACAGACTGGAATCAATCATTTTGGTCAATGGATCGCTAACTCGCAAAACTCCGCACCAATTTTAGCGCCTTTTATTTATGGAACCTTAGAACGTCTATTACTCCCTTTCGGATTACATCATATGCTCACCATACCAATGAATTACACTTCGTTAGGCGGTACATATGAATTTTTAACCGGTGCACAAAAAGGGGTACAAGTATTCGGACAAGATCCGTTATGGTTGGCTTGGATCTCCGATTTAATCAATCTAAAAGATGCCGGTCAATTCGCACAATATAATGATTTACTCTCAACGATTACTCCTGCACGCTTCAAAGTAGGACAAATGATCGGTTCTAGCGGTATTTTAATGGGGATTACCTTGGCAATGTATGTGAATGTCGATCCTGATAAGAAAAAAATCTACAAAGGTATTTTCCTTTCCTCAGCGCTTGCCGTCTTTTTAACCGGAGTAACCGAACCTATCGAGTATATGTTTATGTTCGTTGCGATGCCACTTTATATTGTCTATGCTTTAGTACAAGGAAGTGCCTTTGCAATGGCGGATATCGTAAATCTACGTATGCATTCGTTCGGTAATATCGAATTTTTAACCCGTACACCAATGGCGATTAAAGCGGGAATCGGTATGGATGTTATCAACTTTATCTGGGTGTCCGTTCTTTTTGCCGTAGCGATGTTCTTTATTGCGAATTTTATGATTAAAAAATTCAATTTAGCAACCGCGGGACGCAACGGCAACTACGATGCAAAAAATTCTGAAGAAACGGTTGACAACGAAACAAAAGTTGCGAATGCCAGCGCACAGGTTGTGCAGATCGTCAACCTACTCGGCGGACGTAATAACATCGTTGATGTTGATGCTTGTATGACACGTTTACGTATTACCGTACACAATGCGGATTTAGTGGGCGATGAAGCAAGCTGGAAACAAGCGGGTGCAATGGGCTTTATTGTCAAAGGCACCGGTATTCAGGCAATTTATGGTCCGAAGGCCGATGTACTGAAATCGGATATTCAAGATCTGCTAAGATCAGGAGTTGAAATTCCTAAAATTTAATCTCCCCATTTGGTGGCTAACAAAAGTGCGGTCAATTTTAACCGCACTTTTTTCGTTTTCAGAAAAATATCAATATTGTGTAGTCGCTACACAATATTGAAAAAGATTAACGCATTGTGACAAATTCCTCAGAGCCTGTCGGGTGAATGGCTACGGTATTATCAAAGTCTGCTTTAGTTGCCCCCATTTTAATAGCAACGGCAAAACCTTGAATCATTTCATCCACACCAAAACCAATACCGTGCAGACCGACAATTTTTTCATCTTTACCCGCACAGACTAATTTCATACGACAAGGTTGACGATGCTGAGTTACCGCCGTGTACATTGCGGTGAAGGAAGATTTATACACTTTCACATTTTCTTCACCATATTGTTCAATCGCTTGTGGCTCGGTTAGACCCACCGTACCAATCGGTGGATGGCTAAATACAACTGTCGGCACAAGGTTATAGTCTAAATGTTCATTCGGCTTGTTGTTAAATAAACGTTCAGATAAACGACGACCTGCCGCCACCGCCACCGGCGTTAACTCAATACCGCCTTCAGTAATATCGCCCACGGCATAAATGCCTTTTACGTTCGTATTTTGATATTTATCAACCTTGATATACCCGCGTTCGTTCGTTTCTACACCCACATTTTCTAAACCAATCTTATCGGTTGCCGGCTCACGACCTGCTGCCCAAATAACACAATCTACGGTAATGCCGCGCTCGTGATCAAACTTAACGGTTAAAGAACCATCTTCATTTTTAATGATTTCTTCTACGGTAGTATGCTTATGCAAAGTGATTCCGTCTTGTTCCAGCACCTCAAGCAAGGTATCGACAATCATCGGATCTTGATTACGCATTGGCGCATGACGGCGCACAACCAAATGTGTATCGGAACCTAGGCTATTTAACACTCCGGCAAGTTCTACGGCGATATAGCCGGCACCAACGATTGCTACGCGTTTCGGCACTTCCGTTAATGCAAAGAATCCGTCGGAATCAATGCCATATTCTTGTCCCTTAATTGAATGAGGACGGAACGGACGACCACCGGTTGCAATTAAAATATGATCCGCAGTAACCCGCTCCGTTGAACCGTCAGTAAAGGTTACTTCAATAGTGTGAGCATCAACAAACTTACCAAAACCATTAATCACATCAATGTTATTTTTACCAAGCACGTTATTATAAGAGGTGTGAATACGACTGATATAATCCTGACGACTTTTAACAAGTCTTTCAAAATCAAATTTTTTTACATCGACATCAAAACCATAATCCGGTGCATAGTGATTAATCGCTTCGGCGATTTGCGCACTATAGAACATCACTTTTTTCGGCACACAACCTACGTTCACACAAGTTCCGCCTAAATATTTCGCTTCAATAATCGCACATTTTTTACCATAGTTTGCCGCACGATTGATAGAAGCAATACCGCCACTACCGCCGCCAATAGCAATGTAATCATAATGTTTAGTCATAATTTGATCCTTTTTAAATACAAGAATTTTCTATATTCTGCCGAAAATCAATCAATAAAGCCATAGATTAATGTGATTGGAAATGTCTATATTGAAGAAAAAGTGCGGTCAAATTCGACCGCACTTTAAACGCATAAGGAGAAATGATTAGAAGGTGTAATTCACATTAAAGCGGAAATCACGACCAGCTCCCGGTAAGCTGTTAGCTCCTGCCCGCTGGCTATGACTTTTATAACTCTTATTAAATGCGTTGTTGATGGCAAAATTAAGCGTTAAGTTTTCATTTGCATCCCAACTTGCATAGAAATCATTTACACCATAACCGGCTTGTTTAATCGCTTTGCTGCCTGAGCTGGAACCACGGCTCGGTGTTCCGGTTTCGCCTTCGACAAAGCGACCTCGCCAACCGATTTCAAGGGCGGGCGCTTCAAATTTATAGGACATAGCGGTTGTCCAAGTACGTCCCATCGCCACGGCAAGCACCGTATTATCCAATGTTGCGCCATTAAGTGCGGTCGTTTCCGGCTTACTTTCTGCCACTCCTAAGCGGAATTTGAAACCGCCTTGTTTATATGCCGCACCCAATTCATAGCCTTGGTTACGAAGCAACGCGGAATTAACGATAGTATTATCTTTAAGCGCATGGGCATCTTTTACTTTTTGCCAGAAATAGCTACCGTTAAGCGAGATATTTTCATTTAAATCGTAGTTAAAACCGATTTCCGTGTTACGAGCTTTCTCTGCGCGTAGATTGTCTGCAACACTTCGTACCGTTCCACCGGCAAGCGCAACTTCATAAAAACGCGGGTTGCGACTTGCATAATTCAAATTAGTATTAAAACTTAAATGGTCCGTTACTTGCCAAATTAACCCGACACTTGGATTAAAATCATCATTGCTGACTTCTTTGCCATTATTGGCTTTAAATTTAAAGTGATCGTAGCGTAAACCCGTTGTTAACGTAATCGGTCCGAATCCCCAAATACCTTCGGCATATAAACCGACATCTTCTTTCTTCTGATTATTCGTTACAGCACCGCTTAAGTTATTTGGCTTACCTTCTTGATGACGATAATTCACCCCGTATTTCACCCAGTGATTTGCACCGATTTCAGAATCTAAATTAATGTTCACACCTTTTGTTATCACTTTAGCTTCTGAATTTGTGTCTGTTTCTTTACGTGAAATATTCTTTAAATAAGCATTAACTTTCGCTTCGGTAATAAAGCCCATTTTTTTACCCGTCCACTCGAGATTAGTTGTGTCTTGAGTGGTGATACGATAGCGAGGCGAATTGTTATCGGTATAAGGAACCGGATTGCCATTTTGATCAAGAACGTATCCTGTGTTCGGATCAACGGTATATCCTGCGTCACGCCATTTTTTATGTAATTCTCCCGAGCGCGGGTGATTTACGTTAAATGCATAAATTCCCGCTCTATTTTTTGATACCGTAGCCCAATCTTGTGAGAAATCAAATTCTTCACGTAATCCGCGTGCTCCATGATAACGTTCTTGACGATGGCTTAAAACCAAGCGATGATCC includes these proteins:
- a CDS encoding PTS transporter subunit IIBC, with the translated sequence MKKLLSFEFWQKFGKCLMVVIAVMPAAGLMVSIGNSLPLLSDAEWLARVGNIIAQIGWGIIGNLHLLFALAIGGSWANERAGGAFAAGLAFILINLITGHFFGVKIEMLNDPNAHVSTVFAGDIPVANYFVNILGQPALNMGVFVGIIAGFVGATTFNRYYNFRKLPEILTFFNGKRFVPFVVIYRSVLVAILLALFWPLVQTGINHFGQWIANSQNSAPILAPFIYGTLERLLLPFGLHHMLTIPMNYTSLGGTYEFLTGAQKGVQVFGQDPLWLAWISDLINLKDAGQFAQYNDLLSTITPARFKVGQMIGSSGILMGITLAMYVNVDPDKKKIYKGIFLSSALAVFLTGVTEPIEYMFMFVAMPLYIVYALVQGSAFAMADIVNLRMHSFGNIEFLTRTPMAIKAGIGMDVINFIWVSVLFAVAMFFIANFMIKKFNLATAGRNGNYDAKNSEETVDNETKVANASAQVVQIVNLLGGRNNIVDVDACMTRLRITVHNADLVGDEASWKQAGAMGFIVKGTGIQAIYGPKADVLKSDIQDLLRSGVEIPKI
- the gorA gene encoding glutathione-disulfide reductase, which encodes MTKHYDYIAIGGGSGGIASINRAANYGKKCAIIEAKYLGGTCVNVGCVPKKVMFYSAQIAEAINHYAPDYGFDVDVKKFDFERLVKSRQDYISRIHTSYNNVLGKNNIDVINGFGKFVDAHTIEVTFTDGSTERVTADHILIATGGRPFRPHSIKGQEYGIDSDGFFALTEVPKRVAIVGAGYIAVELAGVLNSLGSDTHLVVRRHAPMRNQDPMIVDTLLEVLEQDGITLHKHTTVEEIIKNEDGSLTVKFDHERGITVDCVIWAAGREPATDKIGLENVGVETNERGYIKVDKYQNTNVKGIYAVGDITEGGIELTPVAVAAGRRLSERLFNNKPNEHLDYNLVPTVVFSHPPIGTVGLTEPQAIEQYGEENVKVYKSSFTAMYTAVTQHRQPCRMKLVCAGKDEKIVGLHGIGFGVDEMIQGFAVAIKMGATKADFDNTVAIHPTGSEEFVTMR
- a CDS encoding TonB-dependent receptor domain-containing protein, coding for MKKTNFALLPLAVLVSTSVGAVETLGVIDVVTENTGAKSKTNVVTLDDLKKSTNEDLRGVLSAEPAVNFGGGNGGTSQWVTIRGMGQDQIDFKVDNTSSDAQLFHHQSRFIFDPSLIKRIDIRKGAGSASAGIGATSGSIEATTVDAKDLLKEGQDFGFKLNAGVSSNKGHSQGATVYGRAGSVDALLSGSWKTIENYKGGKGYSNKEGSQTVKNSAIGERGLLAKVGVDINEDHRLVLSHRQERYHGARGLREEFDFSQDWATVSKNRAGIYAFNVNHPRSGELHKKWRDAGYTVDPNTGYVLDQNGNPVPYTDNNSPRYRITTQDTTNLEWTGKKMGFITEAKVNAYLKNISRKETDTNSEAKVITKGVNINLDSEIGANHWVKYGVNYRHQEGKPNNLSGAVTNNQKKEDVGLYAEGIWGFGPITLTTGLRYDHFKFKANNGKEVSNDDFNPSVGLIWQVTDHLSFNTNLNYASRNPRFYEVALAGGTVRSVADNLRAEKARNTEIGFNYDLNENISLNGSYFWQKVKDAHALKDNTIVNSALLRNQGYELGAAYKQGGFKFRLGVAESKPETTALNGATLDNTVLAVAMGRTWTTAMSYKFEAPALEIGWRGRFVEGETGTPSRGSSSGSKAIKQAGYGVNDFYASWDANENLTLNFAINNAFNKSYKSHSQRAGANSLPGAGRDFRFNVNYTF